In Bicyclus anynana chromosome 1, ilBicAnyn1.1, whole genome shotgun sequence, a single window of DNA contains:
- the LOC112051062 gene encoding E3 ubiquitin-protein ligase MSL2 isoform X3 — MNATSLYVSTCRLIILADAADKSSWTDLFRLVPYLRQSLSCTVCGNLLKEPYTPTSSGCQHHVCKNCIGGRKKLKPSCSWCKDYENYTENIQLRILLQCYKKLCEYFMGTDVYKSLLEEDEVAASVNGGTVASSGLIDLIQEGAGFIDDYKSPPGSGNKITIKRKAVDETDSPPAETSTRESKVKKKSSQLGFKKPSNRSRSSTSSKRKGCRCGNATATPGKLTCCGQRCPCYVESKPCTECKCKGCRNPHRPDGMKVRPHIPQLDTLQLNLNTNSDTSPSCSGSMDSLDTDTLTMEAMEESLSFGTELKSSNIKVYTTQLHEVSPSLPATIMMDEDMPGSPDADADADADADADAEADAYADADADTEVDADADADLDLDADGDLDADADDDADIDADADADDLSSPRDYTQCSPRECNDIDTASPHSGSHDVNSDVEVDV; from the exons atgaacgcTACCAGTTTGTATGTTTCAACTTGTCGATTAATAATATTAGCTGATGCGGCTGATAAAAGTTCGTGGACAGATTTGTTTCGCTTAGTTCCATATTTACGGCAATCATTATCTTGTACCGTGTGTGGAAACTTATTGAAGGAGCCCTATACACCAACGAGCTCTGGGTGCCAACACCATGTGTGCAAAAATTGCATAGGTGGTAGGAAAAAACTGAAACCGTCTTGCAGTTGGTGTAAGGACTACGAGAACTATACCGAAAACATACAGTTACGCATTCTCCTCCAGTGTTACAAAAAACTTTGTGAATATTTTATGGGCACCGATGTATACAAGAGTTTATTAGAAGAAGACGAAGTCGCCGCTAGTGTGAACGGCGGCACAGTGGCGAGTTCGGGGCTGATAGATTTGATACAAGAAGGAGCTGGATTTATCGACGATTACAAGAGCCCGCCAG GTTCGGGAAATAAAATCACTATTAAAAGGAAAGCTGTCGACGAAACTGATTCTCCTCCTGCCGAAACAAGTACAAGAGAAAGCAAAGTGaagaaaaaa TCCAGTCAATTAGGTTTTAAGAAACCTTCAAACCGTTCCCGTAGCTCCactagtagtaaaagaaaagGTTGTAGATGCGGTAATGCTACAGCCACACCGGGGAAACTGACGTGTTGCGGCCAGAGATGTCCGTGCTATGTTGAGAGCAAGCCATGTACTGAATGCAAGTGTAAGGGCTGCAGAAATCCTCACAGGCCAGATGGAATGAAG GTTCGACCACACATTCCTCAACTGGATACTCTGCAGTTAAATTTGAACACAAACTCTGACACCTCCCCGTCATGCTCTGGCTCAATGGACAGCCTGGACACTGACACACTCACCATGGAAGCTATGGAGGAAAGTCTATCATTTGGCACAGAATTGAAATCATCTAACATTAAAG TCTACACAACTCAATTACACGAAGTGTCACCATCACTGCCCGCCACTATAATGATGGACGAGGATATGCCCGGCTCACCTGATGCAGATGCGGACGCCGACGCGGACGCCGACGCCGACGCTGAAGCCGACGCCTACGCCGACGCTGACGCTGACACGGAAGTTGACGCTGACGCGGATGCTGACCTCGACCTAGATGCTGACGGAGATCTTGACGCCGACGCTGACGATGACGCCGACATTGATGCTGACGCTGACGCGGATGACCTGAGCTCGCCCCGCGACTACACGCAGTGTTCCCCCCGGGAATGCAACGACATTGACACGGCGTCACCACACTCCGGTTCGCACGATGTCAACAGTGACGTTGAAGTGGACGTATGA
- the LOC112051062 gene encoding E3 ubiquitin-protein ligase MSL2 isoform X2 has translation MNATSLYVSTCRLIILADAADKSSWTDLFRLVPYLRQSLSCTVCGNLLKEPYTPTSSGCQHHVCKNCIGGRKKLKPSCSWCKDYENYTENIQLRILLQCYKKLCEYFMGTDVYKSLLEEDEVAASVNGGTVASSGLIDLIQEGAGFIDDYKSPPGLSKSAYSILPCVYTNSTSTQTQVASTSSSGNKITIKRKAVDETDSPPAETSTRESKVKKKSSQLGFKKPSNRSRSSTSSKRKGCRCGNATATPGKLTCCGQRCPCYVESKPCTECKCKGCRNPHRPDGMKVRPHIPQLDTLQLNLNTNSDTSPSCSGSMDSLDTDTLTMEAMEESLSFGTELKSSNIKVYTTQLHEVSPSLPATIMMDEDMPGSPDADADADADADADAEADAYADADADTEVDADADADLDLDADGDLDADADDDADIDADADADDLSSPRDYTQCSPRECNDIDTASPHSGSHDVNSDVEVDV, from the exons atgaacgcTACCAGTTTGTATGTTTCAACTTGTCGATTAATAATATTAGCTGATGCGGCTGATAAAAGTTCGTGGACAGATTTGTTTCGCTTAGTTCCATATTTACGGCAATCATTATCTTGTACCGTGTGTGGAAACTTATTGAAGGAGCCCTATACACCAACGAGCTCTGGGTGCCAACACCATGTGTGCAAAAATTGCATAGGTGGTAGGAAAAAACTGAAACCGTCTTGCAGTTGGTGTAAGGACTACGAGAACTATACCGAAAACATACAGTTACGCATTCTCCTCCAGTGTTACAAAAAACTTTGTGAATATTTTATGGGCACCGATGTATACAAGAGTTTATTAGAAGAAGACGAAGTCGCCGCTAGTGTGAACGGCGGCACAGTGGCGAGTTCGGGGCTGATAGATTTGATACAAGAAGGAGCTGGATTTATCGACGATTACAAGAGCCCGCCAGGTCTATCCAAGTCTGCATATAGCATATTACCTTGTGTATACACCAATTCAACTTCAACACAAACCCAAGTGGCATCAACATCAA GTTCGGGAAATAAAATCACTATTAAAAGGAAAGCTGTCGACGAAACTGATTCTCCTCCTGCCGAAACAAGTACAAGAGAAAGCAAAGTGaagaaaaaa TCCAGTCAATTAGGTTTTAAGAAACCTTCAAACCGTTCCCGTAGCTCCactagtagtaaaagaaaagGTTGTAGATGCGGTAATGCTACAGCCACACCGGGGAAACTGACGTGTTGCGGCCAGAGATGTCCGTGCTATGTTGAGAGCAAGCCATGTACTGAATGCAAGTGTAAGGGCTGCAGAAATCCTCACAGGCCAGATGGAATGAAG GTTCGACCACACATTCCTCAACTGGATACTCTGCAGTTAAATTTGAACACAAACTCTGACACCTCCCCGTCATGCTCTGGCTCAATGGACAGCCTGGACACTGACACACTCACCATGGAAGCTATGGAGGAAAGTCTATCATTTGGCACAGAATTGAAATCATCTAACATTAAAG TCTACACAACTCAATTACACGAAGTGTCACCATCACTGCCCGCCACTATAATGATGGACGAGGATATGCCCGGCTCACCTGATGCAGATGCGGACGCCGACGCGGACGCCGACGCCGACGCTGAAGCCGACGCCTACGCCGACGCTGACGCTGACACGGAAGTTGACGCTGACGCGGATGCTGACCTCGACCTAGATGCTGACGGAGATCTTGACGCCGACGCTGACGATGACGCCGACATTGATGCTGACGCTGACGCGGATGACCTGAGCTCGCCCCGCGACTACACGCAGTGTTCCCCCCGGGAATGCAACGACATTGACACGGCGTCACCACACTCCGGTTCGCACGATGTCAACAGTGACGTTGAAGTGGACGTATGA
- the LOC112051062 gene encoding E3 ubiquitin-protein ligase MSL2 isoform X1: MNATSLYVSTCRLIILADAADKSSWTDLFRLVPYLRQSLSCTVCGNLLKEPYTPTSSGCQHHVCKNCIGGRKKLKPSCSWCKDYENYTENIQLRILLQCYKKLCEYFMGTDVYKSLLEEDEVAASVNGGTVASSGLIDLIQEGAGFIDDYKSPPGLSKSAYSILPCVYTNSTSTQTQVASTSSNSDSRSSKDSPNSRAISNGSPLYSVMYAGSGNKITIKRKAVDETDSPPAETSTRESKVKKKSSQLGFKKPSNRSRSSTSSKRKGCRCGNATATPGKLTCCGQRCPCYVESKPCTECKCKGCRNPHRPDGMKVRPHIPQLDTLQLNLNTNSDTSPSCSGSMDSLDTDTLTMEAMEESLSFGTELKSSNIKVYTTQLHEVSPSLPATIMMDEDMPGSPDADADADADADADAEADAYADADADTEVDADADADLDLDADGDLDADADDDADIDADADADDLSSPRDYTQCSPRECNDIDTASPHSGSHDVNSDVEVDV, translated from the exons atgaacgcTACCAGTTTGTATGTTTCAACTTGTCGATTAATAATATTAGCTGATGCGGCTGATAAAAGTTCGTGGACAGATTTGTTTCGCTTAGTTCCATATTTACGGCAATCATTATCTTGTACCGTGTGTGGAAACTTATTGAAGGAGCCCTATACACCAACGAGCTCTGGGTGCCAACACCATGTGTGCAAAAATTGCATAGGTGGTAGGAAAAAACTGAAACCGTCTTGCAGTTGGTGTAAGGACTACGAGAACTATACCGAAAACATACAGTTACGCATTCTCCTCCAGTGTTACAAAAAACTTTGTGAATATTTTATGGGCACCGATGTATACAAGAGTTTATTAGAAGAAGACGAAGTCGCCGCTAGTGTGAACGGCGGCACAGTGGCGAGTTCGGGGCTGATAGATTTGATACAAGAAGGAGCTGGATTTATCGACGATTACAAGAGCCCGCCAGGTCTATCCAAGTCTGCATATAGCATATTACCTTGTGTATACACCAATTCAACTTCAACACAAACCCAAGTGGCATCAACATCAAGTAATTCTGATTCGAGATCTAGTAAAGATTCTCCAAATTCTAGAGCTATTTCAAACGGGTCCCCACTTTACTCTGTTATGTACGCAGGTTCGGGAAATAAAATCACTATTAAAAGGAAAGCTGTCGACGAAACTGATTCTCCTCCTGCCGAAACAAGTACAAGAGAAAGCAAAGTGaagaaaaaa TCCAGTCAATTAGGTTTTAAGAAACCTTCAAACCGTTCCCGTAGCTCCactagtagtaaaagaaaagGTTGTAGATGCGGTAATGCTACAGCCACACCGGGGAAACTGACGTGTTGCGGCCAGAGATGTCCGTGCTATGTTGAGAGCAAGCCATGTACTGAATGCAAGTGTAAGGGCTGCAGAAATCCTCACAGGCCAGATGGAATGAAG GTTCGACCACACATTCCTCAACTGGATACTCTGCAGTTAAATTTGAACACAAACTCTGACACCTCCCCGTCATGCTCTGGCTCAATGGACAGCCTGGACACTGACACACTCACCATGGAAGCTATGGAGGAAAGTCTATCATTTGGCACAGAATTGAAATCATCTAACATTAAAG TCTACACAACTCAATTACACGAAGTGTCACCATCACTGCCCGCCACTATAATGATGGACGAGGATATGCCCGGCTCACCTGATGCAGATGCGGACGCCGACGCGGACGCCGACGCCGACGCTGAAGCCGACGCCTACGCCGACGCTGACGCTGACACGGAAGTTGACGCTGACGCGGATGCTGACCTCGACCTAGATGCTGACGGAGATCTTGACGCCGACGCTGACGATGACGCCGACATTGATGCTGACGCTGACGCGGATGACCTGAGCTCGCCCCGCGACTACACGCAGTGTTCCCCCCGGGAATGCAACGACATTGACACGGCGTCACCACACTCCGGTTCGCACGATGTCAACAGTGACGTTGAAGTGGACGTATGA